One stretch of Streptomyces hygroscopicus DNA includes these proteins:
- a CDS encoding AMP-dependent synthetase, whose product MVLRSEYPDVPPVDLPIHDAVLARAAEAFGDLTALVDGVTGAALSYTALDRASRRIGAALAEAGVRKGDVLALHSPNSIMYPPAFYGATRTGAAVTTVHPLATPEEFAKQLRDAAASWVITVSALLGVARQAAERAGGVREIFVCDEASGHRSLRSMMRSTAPEPVVEIDPAQDIAVLPYSSGTTGTPKGVMLTHRNVATNLAQVETLVPNQPGERVLAVLPFFHSYGLTALMNAPLRKGATVIVLPRFELDTFLAAIEKHRAQALYVAPPIVLALAKHPAVDGHDLSSVRYVLSAAAPLDARLAEACARRLGVPPLLQAFGMTELSPGCHLVPRDAKNAPPGTVGKLLPSTEMRIVAPDTGEDLAVGEDGEIVIRGPQVMKGYLGRPEDTDAMIDAEGWLHTGDVGHVDADGWLYVVDRVKELIKYKGYQVAPADLEAVLLAHEAVADAAVIGVTDGAGNEIPKAYVVRRPGTRISADDLIAYVAGQVAPYKKVRRVEFTDTVPRSATGKILRRELRARERSSTTP is encoded by the coding sequence ATGGTGCTGCGCAGCGAGTATCCCGATGTCCCGCCCGTCGATCTGCCCATCCACGACGCCGTACTGGCCCGCGCGGCCGAGGCGTTCGGCGACCTGACCGCGCTGGTGGACGGCGTGACCGGGGCGGCCCTGAGCTACACCGCGCTGGATCGCGCCTCGCGCCGGATCGGGGCCGCGCTGGCCGAGGCGGGGGTGCGCAAGGGCGATGTGCTGGCTCTGCACAGCCCCAACTCGATCATGTACCCACCGGCCTTCTACGGCGCGACCCGCACCGGGGCAGCGGTCACCACGGTGCATCCGCTGGCGACGCCGGAGGAGTTCGCCAAGCAGCTCCGGGACGCGGCCGCGTCCTGGGTCATCACCGTCTCGGCGCTGCTGGGGGTGGCCCGGCAGGCCGCCGAACGGGCGGGCGGGGTACGGGAGATCTTCGTCTGCGACGAGGCGAGCGGCCATCGTTCGCTGCGCTCCATGATGAGGAGCACCGCGCCCGAACCCGTGGTGGAGATCGACCCGGCCCAGGACATCGCGGTGCTGCCGTACTCCTCGGGCACCACCGGCACCCCCAAGGGCGTGATGCTCACCCACCGCAACGTCGCCACCAACCTCGCGCAGGTGGAGACGCTGGTCCCCAACCAGCCGGGGGAGCGGGTGCTGGCCGTCCTGCCGTTCTTCCACAGTTACGGCCTTACGGCGCTCATGAACGCACCGCTCCGCAAGGGCGCCACGGTGATCGTGCTGCCCCGCTTCGAACTCGACACCTTCCTCGCCGCCATCGAGAAGCACCGGGCCCAGGCGCTCTATGTGGCCCCGCCGATCGTGCTCGCGCTCGCCAAGCATCCGGCGGTGGACGGCCACGATCTGTCGTCGGTGCGGTACGTGCTGAGCGCGGCGGCCCCGCTGGACGCCCGGCTCGCGGAGGCGTGCGCCCGGCGGCTCGGCGTACCGCCGCTGCTGCAGGCATTCGGGATGACGGAGCTGTCGCCGGGCTGCCATCTGGTGCCGCGCGACGCGAAGAACGCACCACCGGGGACGGTCGGAAAGCTGCTTCCGAGCACCGAGATGCGCATCGTGGCCCCGGACACCGGCGAGGACCTGGCCGTGGGCGAGGACGGCGAGATCGTCATCCGCGGACCGCAGGTGATGAAGGGCTATCTCGGCCGCCCCGAGGACACCGACGCCATGATCGACGCCGAGGGCTGGCTGCACACCGGCGACGTCGGGCATGTGGACGCGGACGGCTGGCTGTATGTGGTGGACCGGGTGAAGGAGTTGATCAAGTACAAGGGCTATCAGGTCGCCCCGGCCGACCTGGAGGCCGTGCTGCTCGCCCATGAGGCCGTCGCCGACGCCGCCGTGATCGGGGTGACGGACGGGGCGGGCAACGAGATCCCCAAGGCGTATGTGGTGCGCCGGCCAGGGACCCGGATCTCGGCGGACGACCTGATCGCGTACGTTGCCGGACAGGTGGCTCCGTACAAGAAGGTGCGCCGCGTGGAGTTCACGGACACCGTGCCGCGCTCGGCCACCGGCAAGATCCTGAGGCGTGAGCTGCGCGCCAGGGAAAGGAGTTCGACCACCCCATGA
- a CDS encoding acyl-CoA dehydrogenase: protein MTSPHTPVDTPERVALRAAVSSFAKGHAPGGPQEGDGVRQLWAEAGKLGYLGVNLPEEYGGGGGGITELSIVLEELGAAGCPLLMLVVSPAICGTVIARFGTAEQKERWLPGLADGSLTMAFGITEPDAGSNSHRITTTARREEGGGWILNGRKVFISGVDIADATLIVGRTEDARTGKLKPCLFIVPRGAHGFSHHHIPMELAAAEKQFEVVLDDVRLPADALVGDEDAGLLQLFAGLNPERIMTAAFGLGMGRYALDRAVDYARTRQVWKEPIGAHQAIAHPLAQAHIELELARLMMAKAAYLYDTGDDAGAGEAANMAKYAAGEATVKAVDQAVHTLGGNGLTVEYGLARLITAARVARIAPVSREMILNYVSHQTLGLPKSY from the coding sequence ATGACCAGCCCGCATACGCCCGTGGACACCCCGGAGCGCGTGGCGCTCCGCGCGGCGGTGTCGTCGTTCGCCAAGGGACACGCCCCGGGTGGCCCCCAGGAGGGCGACGGCGTTCGCCAACTGTGGGCCGAGGCAGGCAAGCTCGGCTATCTGGGTGTCAACCTCCCCGAGGAGTACGGCGGCGGGGGCGGCGGCATCACCGAGCTGTCCATCGTCCTGGAGGAGCTGGGCGCCGCGGGCTGCCCGCTGCTCATGCTGGTCGTATCGCCCGCCATCTGCGGCACCGTCATCGCCCGGTTCGGCACCGCCGAGCAGAAGGAGCGCTGGCTGCCCGGTCTGGCCGACGGCAGTCTCACCATGGCCTTCGGCATCACCGAGCCCGACGCCGGATCCAACTCGCACCGCATCACCACCACCGCCCGCCGGGAGGAGGGCGGCGGCTGGATACTCAACGGCCGTAAGGTCTTCATCTCGGGCGTGGACATCGCCGACGCGACCCTGATCGTCGGCCGCACCGAGGACGCCCGGACCGGGAAGCTCAAGCCCTGCCTGTTCATCGTCCCGCGCGGGGCGCACGGCTTCTCCCACCACCACATCCCCATGGAACTGGCCGCCGCGGAGAAGCAGTTCGAGGTGGTGCTGGACGACGTACGGCTGCCCGCCGACGCGCTGGTGGGCGACGAGGACGCCGGGCTGCTCCAGCTCTTCGCGGGGCTCAACCCGGAGCGCATCATGACGGCGGCGTTCGGGCTGGGGATGGGCCGCTACGCGCTCGACAGGGCCGTCGACTACGCCCGCACCCGCCAGGTGTGGAAGGAGCCCATCGGCGCCCACCAGGCGATCGCCCACCCCCTCGCCCAGGCCCACATCGAGCTGGAGCTGGCCCGGCTGATGATGGCGAAGGCGGCGTACCTCTACGACACGGGCGATGACGCGGGCGCGGGCGAGGCCGCCAACATGGCCAAGTACGCGGCCGGGGAGGCCACGGTGAAGGCGGTGGACCAGGCCGTGCACACCCTCGGCGGCAACGGCCTGACCGTCGAGTACGGGCTGGCCCGGCTGATCACGGCCGCCCGGGTGGCCCGGATCGCCCCCGTCAGCCGGGAGATGATCCTCAACTACGTATCCCACCAGACCCTGGGGCTGCCGAAGTCGTACTGA
- a CDS encoding acetyl-CoA carboxylase subunit alpha, which yields MIRSLLVANRAEIARRIVRTCRDLGIATVAVHSDADAGAPHAREADTAVRLPGDAPADTYLRGDLLVKAALAAGADAVHPGYGFLSEHADFARAVRDAGLVWVGPPPEAMEAMASKTRAKEIMRKAGVPLLDAIDPAEATADDLPLLVKAAAGGGGRGMRVVRELDALPAELDSARAEAASAFGDGEIFMEPYMEGARHVEVQVFADTHGTVWTLGTRDCSLQRRHQKVIEEAPAPGLDEELRRTLAESAADAARAIGYEGAGTVEFLVSPAGRAYFLEMNTRLQVEHPVTEEIYGLDLVALQLRIAEGEPLDAEPPAPRGHAVEARLYAEDPARDWRPQTGIMHRLEIAGLRVDSGPADGDAIGVHYDPMLAKVIAVAPTRAEAVRRLAHGLERARIHGPVTNRELLVRALRHPEFEAARMDTGFLERHLAELTAAASDDDEAASLAALAAALADAARRPGTATVAGRLGGWRNVPSQPRLRSYRAEPGGTEHEVRYRLTRDGLLAEGMPDVRVLDAEAGLAAAPGRAAAPGLVVLDVAGVRRTFEVTAYGDRRHVDTPQGGHVFTALPRFPDPTARAEPGSLLAPMPGTVVRVAEVAVGDRVEAGQPLLWLEAMKMEHRVTAPAAGVLTALHATTGRQVEVGALLAVVAAGE from the coding sequence GTGATTCGTTCCCTCCTGGTCGCCAACCGCGCCGAGATAGCGCGGCGTATCGTCCGCACCTGCCGTGACCTCGGCATCGCCACCGTCGCGGTCCACTCCGACGCGGACGCCGGCGCGCCCCACGCACGCGAGGCCGACACCGCCGTACGGCTGCCGGGCGATGCCCCGGCCGACACGTATCTGCGCGGCGATCTCCTCGTGAAGGCCGCCCTGGCCGCCGGGGCCGACGCCGTCCACCCCGGCTACGGCTTCCTCTCCGAGCACGCCGACTTCGCGCGCGCCGTAAGGGACGCGGGGCTGGTGTGGGTGGGGCCGCCGCCCGAGGCGATGGAGGCCATGGCCTCCAAGACCCGCGCCAAGGAGATCATGCGCAAGGCGGGCGTGCCGCTGCTCGACGCGATCGACCCGGCCGAGGCCACCGCCGATGATCTGCCCCTGCTGGTCAAGGCGGCGGCAGGTGGGGGCGGCCGTGGCATGCGGGTGGTCCGCGAGCTGGACGCACTACCCGCCGAACTCGACTCCGCCCGCGCCGAGGCGGCCTCCGCCTTCGGCGACGGTGAGATCTTCATGGAGCCCTATATGGAGGGCGCCCGCCATGTCGAGGTCCAGGTGTTCGCCGACACCCACGGCACCGTCTGGACCCTCGGCACCCGCGACTGCTCCCTCCAGCGCCGCCACCAGAAGGTCATCGAGGAGGCCCCGGCCCCCGGCCTGGACGAGGAACTGCGGCGCACCCTGGCCGAGTCGGCGGCGGACGCGGCGCGCGCCATCGGCTACGAGGGCGCGGGCACGGTGGAGTTCCTGGTCTCGCCCGCGGGGCGGGCGTACTTCCTGGAGATGAACACCCGCCTGCAGGTCGAGCACCCGGTCACCGAGGAGATCTACGGCCTTGACCTGGTGGCGCTGCAGTTGCGGATCGCGGAGGGGGAGCCCCTCGACGCCGAGCCTCCGGCGCCCCGGGGACATGCCGTCGAGGCGCGGCTGTACGCCGAGGACCCGGCGCGCGACTGGCGGCCGCAGACGGGGATCATGCACCGGCTGGAGATCGCCGGGCTGCGGGTCGACTCCGGGCCGGCCGACGGGGACGCGATCGGCGTCCACTACGACCCGATGCTGGCCAAGGTCATCGCCGTCGCGCCCACCCGGGCGGAGGCCGTGCGGCGGCTGGCCCACGGGCTGGAGCGGGCCCGGATCCACGGTCCGGTGACCAACCGGGAGCTGCTCGTACGGGCCCTGCGCCACCCGGAGTTCGAGGCGGCCCGTATGGACACCGGCTTCCTCGAACGCCATCTGGCCGAGCTGACCGCCGCCGCCTCCGATGACGACGAGGCGGCCTCGCTCGCCGCCCTCGCCGCCGCCCTGGCCGACGCGGCGCGGCGGCCGGGGACCGCGACTGTGGCCGGGCGGTTGGGCGGCTGGCGGAACGTACCCTCCCAGCCGCGGCTGAGGAGCTACCGCGCCGAACCGGGCGGCACCGAGCACGAGGTGCGCTACCGCCTCACCCGCGATGGGCTGCTCGCGGAGGGCATGCCCGACGTCCGGGTGCTGGACGCCGAAGCGGGGTTGGCTGCCGCCCCGGGGCGGGCCGCCGCTCCGGGGCTGGTCGTCCTCGATGTGGCCGGGGTCCGGCGGACGTTCGAGGTGACGGCCTATGGGGACCGCCGCCATGTCGACACTCCCCAGGGCGGCCACGTGTTCACCGCGCTGCCCCGCTTCCCCGACCCCACCGCCCGTGCCGAACCGGGCTCGCTGCTGGCGCCCATGCCGGGCACGGTGGTCCGGGTCGCCGAGGTGGCGGTCGGAGACCGGGTCGAGGCCGGGCAGCCCCTGCTGTGGCTGGAGGCCATGAAGATGGAGCACCGCGTCACGGCGCCCGCCGCCGGGGTGCTCACCGCCCTGCACGCCACCACCGGCCGCCAGGTCGAGGTCGGAGCCCTGCTCGCCGTCGTGGCGGCGGGGGAGTGA
- a CDS encoding acetyl-CoA carboxylase, whose protein sequence is MTALASALDPAGADHTAHREAMLAKLAELEGEHAKALAGGGEKYVQRHRKRGKLLVRERIELLLDPDTPFLELSPLAGWGSEYPVGASLVTGIGVISGVECLISANDPTVRGGASNPWTLKKSLRAHEIARANRLPLVSLVESGGADLPSQKEIFIPGGAMFRDLTRLSAAGIPTIAVVFGNSTAGGAYIPGMSDHVIMVKERSKVFLGGPPLVKMATGEESDDESLGGAEMHARTSGLADYFATDEPDALRQARRVVARLNWRKAHADPGPAELPKYDAEELLGIVPGDLKIPFDPREVIARIVDGSDFDEFKPLYGRSLATGWAALHGYPVGILANAQGVLFSEESQKAAQFIQLANQRDIPLLFLHNTTGYMVGRDYEQGGIIKHGAMMINAVSNSRVPHLSVLIGASYGAGHYGMCGRAYDPRFLFAWPSAKSAVMGPQQLAGVMSIVARQSAAAKGQPYDEEADAALRAMVEQQIESESLPLFLSGRLYDDGVIDPRDTRTVLGLCLSALHTAPVEGARGGFGVFRM, encoded by the coding sequence GTGACCGCGCTCGCGTCCGCGCTCGACCCCGCAGGCGCCGATCACACGGCCCATCGGGAGGCGATGCTCGCCAAGCTCGCCGAGTTGGAGGGCGAGCACGCCAAGGCGCTCGCCGGGGGCGGTGAGAAATACGTCCAGCGCCATCGCAAGCGCGGCAAGCTGCTGGTCCGTGAGCGGATCGAGCTGCTGCTCGACCCCGACACCCCCTTCCTGGAGCTGTCGCCGCTGGCCGGCTGGGGCAGCGAGTATCCGGTGGGGGCCTCGCTCGTCACCGGCATCGGGGTGATCTCCGGTGTGGAGTGCCTGATCAGCGCCAACGACCCGACCGTACGCGGCGGGGCCAGCAACCCCTGGACGCTCAAGAAGTCGCTGCGCGCCCATGAGATCGCCCGCGCCAACCGGCTCCCGCTCGTCAGCCTCGTCGAGTCCGGCGGCGCCGATCTCCCCTCCCAGAAGGAGATCTTCATCCCGGGCGGGGCGATGTTCCGCGATCTCACCCGGCTGTCCGCCGCCGGAATCCCCACGATCGCCGTGGTCTTCGGCAACTCCACCGCCGGAGGCGCGTACATCCCCGGGATGTCCGACCACGTGATCATGGTCAAGGAGCGCTCCAAGGTCTTCCTGGGCGGTCCGCCGCTGGTGAAGATGGCCACCGGCGAGGAGAGCGACGACGAATCGCTGGGCGGCGCCGAGATGCACGCCCGCACCTCCGGCCTCGCCGACTACTTCGCCACCGACGAGCCCGACGCGCTGCGCCAGGCCCGCCGCGTCGTCGCCCGCCTCAACTGGCGCAAGGCGCACGCCGATCCGGGGCCCGCCGAACTGCCGAAGTACGACGCCGAGGAGCTGCTCGGCATCGTCCCCGGCGATCTCAAGATCCCCTTCGATCCGCGCGAGGTGATCGCCCGGATCGTGGACGGCTCGGACTTCGACGAGTTCAAGCCGCTGTACGGGCGCAGCCTGGCGACCGGCTGGGCCGCGCTGCACGGCTATCCGGTCGGCATCCTGGCCAACGCCCAGGGGGTGCTGTTCAGCGAGGAGTCCCAGAAGGCAGCGCAGTTCATCCAGCTCGCCAACCAGCGCGACATCCCGCTGCTCTTCCTGCACAACACCACCGGCTATATGGTCGGCCGCGACTACGAGCAGGGCGGGATCATCAAACACGGCGCCATGATGATCAACGCCGTCTCCAACTCCCGCGTCCCGCATCTGTCCGTGCTCATCGGCGCCTCGTACGGCGCCGGTCACTACGGGATGTGCGGCCGGGCGTACGACCCCCGCTTCCTCTTCGCCTGGCCCAGCGCCAAATCCGCCGTGATGGGCCCGCAGCAGCTCGCCGGGGTGATGTCGATCGTCGCCCGGCAGTCCGCCGCCGCCAAGGGGCAGCCGTACGACGAGGAGGCCGACGCCGCGCTGCGCGCCATGGTGGAGCAGCAGATCGAGTCCGAATCGCTGCCGCTCTTCCTCTCCGGGCGGCTCTACGACGACGGCGTCATCGACCCGCGCGACACCCGCACCGTGCTCGGCCTGTGTCTGTCCGCCCTGCACACCGCGCCGGTCGAGGGCGCGCGCGGTGGCTTCGGCGTCTTCCGGATGTGA